In Candidatus Flexicrinis affinis, the following proteins share a genomic window:
- a CDS encoding DinB family protein encodes MTADAFRHLFDYHFRANNRLWTECVLPLTDAQFTEQVEYGIGSIRNHVVHQFNVDDRWFSGLRGEEVPGFLNPVHYYKRDVIQAERERVEAKVREYLAGLTDDMLPTKPFDTPDKPDTLTLWQILTHIVNHGTDHRAQILMLLSRHGVKTFPQDYAFFCMGKL; translated from the coding sequence ATGACCGCCGATGCGTTTCGCCATCTGTTCGACTATCACTTCCGCGCAAACAACCGCCTGTGGACGGAGTGCGTGCTGCCGCTGACCGACGCACAGTTCACCGAACAGGTCGAGTACGGGATCGGGTCGATCCGCAACCACGTCGTGCATCAGTTCAACGTTGACGACCGCTGGTTCAGCGGCCTGCGCGGTGAAGAAGTGCCGGGGTTCCTCAACCCCGTACACTATTACAAACGCGACGTCATTCAGGCCGAACGCGAACGGGTCGAGGCGAAAGTCCGCGAGTACCTCGCCGGGCTGACCGACGACATGCTGCCGACCAAGCCGTTCGATACGCCTGATAAGCCCGATACCCTCACGTTGTGGCAAATCCTGACACACATCGTCAACCACGGTACGGATCACCGCGCGCAGATACTCATGCTGCTGTCGCGCCACGGCGTCAAGACATTTCCTCAGGACTACGCATTCTTCTGCATGGGAAAGTTGTAG